The Quercus robur chromosome 3, dhQueRobu3.1, whole genome shotgun sequence DNA segment AGTTTTTGAACGTATTACTCAGAAGAAAAGTCATTCTTTAGAAACACTGCTTGATTTAGTGTCCGTTtggcaaatattatttttgccaacttattttactaatCAGTTTGTTTTTGCTATTATTAATGGGTCTCactatactttttggtactatacATGAGTCCTACTATATTATTTCACTAActtttatctataatactttcaataaaaagttttcaatttcagtaaaataaacagATCACAAACAGACCCTTCACTGCAAAAATCAATTCCTACAGAAATTGCCCAAGAACGTATTACTCATCTTAGAAACTTCATTATCTGAGTTTATACTCTTTCTtaccactttcttttttttttttttttttttttttttttttttgaaaacagtaaggaaattttattaataaaaatcagatCGGAACACAGCGTCCAAATCATCAGGTAGATCTTCTACCCATACATCAGTATCTGCAGATAAAACTGCTCTTCTAGCTAATTCATGAGCTAACTTATTTCCTCCCCTTCCAACATGAAAAAACTGACAAGAATGTAAAGCATAGCCTAATCTCCGAGCATCATCAATCACGTGTCCATACAAGGTTTTGCACTGTCCCTGGGATTGCAAAGCACGAATAACCCCTAGACAATCCCCTTCAACCTGGATATGAAAGAAAGACATTTCTTGAGCAAAAGTGATTGCTCTATGGGCTGCCCGAGCTTCTGCCAATGCAACTGACTGAGGGAGAGCAATTTTCTGACTAAGGGCTGCCATAACTTCTCCTCTATGATCTCGAACAACCACCCCAATACCCGCAGAGCCCAAATGATCAAACAGAGCTGCGTCGAAATTGATCTTATAACAGCTCTCAGGTGGAGGCGACCACCGTGCTACCAATCTTGGGCCTGGGTTACCAATCTTAACACTTTCTAAACCACTATTAACCTAAATACAAGAGGGAATGTAGGTAGGGATATGgttttttctaagtgttttctGAATGACTAGATATTAATAGATAGTTTGTGTTAAATTAACAATTCTCTCAAAAACTTAGATtattagaaaatagtgaatttaattacttaacaataattttaatacTCTTCTTCACATGCGAGCCTAAACTTCCCTTTAATAAGTGAGGCCCAAGACTTTGGATCTTCAATTTTGTTCTGATACCAAAATAAATTACTAATTCTCTCAAAACTTAAGCTATTACAAAaaagtgaatttaatcacttaaccataattgTAATACTccttaaccataattctaacacttaCCTTCACATATGGGCCTAAaatcttaaacttttgggacaattgataaaataacatggtattagagtagGAGGTCTTGGGTTCAATCTTTGTCTCCTCCACTCTACCCCTCATTTTAAAATTCCACTTGTTAGACCTCACCTATAAAAAGGGAGTTTGAACCAAAACTTAAGGGTAAGTATTAGAAGcatatggttaaatgattaaatttatcacaTCTTAAAAGCTTAAACAATCCGTAATTTAACAGTTTGGAATAAAGGGGGGAGATTTGTTTTATATTCTCTAGGGTGACAAGGTGGCTGGTGGACACTTTTATATCATCCTATAGAAATTGAGTGATTTATTAAGAGTTCTTGTCTTCAAGTTGCGTACACCACTTTCAAGACCGTCTAGTAGCCTAAAAGCAGGATATGCCTATTATGGCTGGGAATTGCAAAATGGTCTTAGAGTCTTGAGGAATGAGTTGTTGGGCTTAATACAATATGCTAGTCATATTAGTTGAGGTTGGGAATTTGGACAGGAGACCGGTACAAAGTGAAGTGTCTACACAATAGATAAAGATGGTCCTAAATATTCACACACCCATGAAAGAGCCTTTACTAACTAATTATTGATAATTTATAGGCTCAGGCCAATGAGTTAAACCCGTACCCAACCCATTCTTCACGGTTGGGTTTTGAGTTGACCCATTTTTCACGGGTAAGAAATTCCTTTATcaataattagttttttaattctctttagagcatccacatcagtggaGCAAAAAATATAGTTATTTGGTACCTataaaagtcactttatctattttacctctTCACACTCCACAGCAATAGAGCtatatttttagctatttgattaaaataatacaaataactcattaaaataataataaaaacatccacacacacaaaaaaaaaaaaaaaaaaaaaaaaaaaaaaaacaccagcaTAGCACAAACATCCACTACCACCACCAATCCacagcagaaaagaaaaaaccaccaacccaaatccttaatctttttcctcaacccagaccaaacaaaatcaccaatcacaaacaaaatcacaaatcacaaatcacaaataaaataaaaaatcaacacaATACACACCGGCGGAACAGATCGGCGATGGGGCTTGGGGTGGGTTGGCGAGCTCGGTTGGCGGAACAGATCGGCGAGCTAAAGGATGACGGTGATTTTCACATTCTCCATACCAGTGAGTCCACCAGAAGCGTGATTCACTTTCTTGTCGAAAACAAGGCCTTTCACAAGC contains these protein-coding regions:
- the LOC126719311 gene encoding uncharacterized protein LOC126719311: MRGRVEETKIEPKTSYSNTMLFYQLSQKFKILGPYVKVNSGLESVKIGNPGPRLVARWSPPPESCYKINFDAALFDHLGSAGIGVVVRDHRGEVMAALSQKIALPQSVALAEARAAHRAITFAQEMSFFHIQVEGDCLGVIRALQSQGQCKTLYGHVIDDARRLGYALHSCQFFHVGRGGNKLAHELARRAVLSADTDVWVEDLPDDLDAVFRSDFY